One window of Thalassovita mediterranea genomic DNA carries:
- a CDS encoding efflux RND transporter permease subunit: MIRMIEGVLANRVAANLLMVFLVISGLASLSALNVRVFPPIETYTISVTVPYPGATPEDVETSIVRPIEERLEGLEGIDKITSLAASGVGNVVVDIPESEDISEMLDEVKNEIGRITVFPQAAEAPQISEVEADELVAQIILHGDTDRQTLKQAADRVRRELAAKDGLSLVEIGGVADYLIEIAVSEEELRARNLSLTSIAQVISQQSLDLSAGEIENDRQLLRVRAVGERRTGAEFENIVVGAGRNGAPIYLEDIAAIHDGLSDDPVEANYAGDPAVTVSVFRVGREKTLDNAQIVREYLDTEIDAALPGNVEYVLWRDEAVNLRSRIDLLVRNAVLGLVLVTLLLLLFLDIRIAFWVALGVGVSFVGAFFPMLIFGITINQLSLFGFILAIGIIVDDAIVVGENIHANWRAGAGQMEAARLGVTRVARPVLFSVSTTMTAFVPILLVPGLFGQFLGQVSAVVIVLLFLSLVESLFVLPRHLSHLSDEPPGRYSPRRFADPVRDRVAGALRKFSAGPLKKAMQFVVLRPVMVLLMGFGILFATQALTASGYVKFIFFPAVEGDYVTAELELAEGSSEDQTRRFAMQIEQAATLAIEDVTSRDDGLVGVLWQIAEPLGGNEANATGGGAGAISGNRAFVVAQLQESSSRDFAARDFERAWREQVGRIPGAEKLTFTSDLVSPGAPIQLQISARTDEETREAVLELRRALESRPGVYDVRDDRFRTTEEVQIQLKPLARNYGLTQSDLAREVRAAFFGAEAVRIQRDREEIPVRVRLPEGERASLETLKRLRVKVGEGYIPMEALADLTIAPAPAAINRVNGRRIYSLNAFVDEDITTADTVSAYMFEQALPELQQDYEDLTMQVSGDQEDQAEAQPVLARNFMLALIVIYSLLALNFRSYSQPLVIMGAIPFGYVGALIGHGLLGADLTLLSFFGIIGLSGVIINASLMVTDFLNERLENGEEPVEAVVSAMLDRFRAILLTTLTTFLGVTPIILETSIQAQFLIPTAISLGFGILIGTFLLIFILPALLTIHLRIFGVPDSRVENENGHSDKAAPAS; encoded by the coding sequence TTGATCCGGATGATCGAGGGCGTCCTTGCCAACCGGGTGGCGGCAAACCTCCTGATGGTCTTCCTCGTCATATCGGGACTGGCCTCTCTGTCTGCCCTGAATGTACGCGTTTTTCCGCCGATTGAGACCTATACGATTTCCGTCACCGTCCCTTACCCGGGCGCGACGCCTGAGGACGTAGAGACTTCCATTGTTCGCCCCATTGAAGAGCGGCTGGAAGGACTTGAGGGGATCGACAAGATCACCAGTCTCGCCGCCTCCGGCGTTGGCAATGTCGTCGTCGATATTCCCGAAAGCGAAGACATCTCCGAGATGCTCGACGAGGTGAAGAACGAGATCGGCCGGATCACTGTTTTCCCTCAGGCGGCAGAGGCCCCGCAGATTTCAGAGGTCGAGGCTGACGAGCTGGTCGCCCAGATCATTCTTCATGGCGATACAGATCGGCAGACACTGAAACAGGCCGCCGACCGTGTGAGAAGAGAACTCGCAGCCAAGGACGGCCTTTCGCTGGTCGAGATCGGCGGCGTTGCTGACTATCTGATCGAAATCGCCGTTTCCGAAGAAGAGCTGCGTGCGCGCAATCTCAGCCTCACATCGATTGCGCAGGTGATATCCCAGCAGAGTCTCGATCTGTCCGCAGGCGAGATCGAGAATGACCGCCAGCTTCTTCGTGTGCGCGCCGTCGGAGAACGCAGAACTGGCGCTGAGTTCGAGAACATCGTGGTTGGCGCAGGCCGCAATGGCGCGCCAATCTATCTCGAGGATATCGCAGCCATCCATGACGGACTTTCTGATGATCCGGTAGAGGCCAATTATGCAGGCGACCCGGCGGTCACGGTGTCCGTTTTCAGGGTCGGGCGGGAAAAGACGCTCGATAATGCGCAGATTGTCCGTGAGTATCTCGACACTGAGATCGACGCGGCGTTGCCGGGGAATGTCGAGTATGTGCTCTGGCGCGACGAGGCGGTAAACCTTCGCTCGCGCATCGATCTTCTCGTCCGCAACGCCGTGCTGGGTTTGGTGCTGGTGACGCTGCTGCTCTTACTCTTCCTCGACATCAGGATCGCTTTCTGGGTTGCGCTGGGGGTGGGTGTCAGCTTTGTCGGCGCTTTCTTCCCGATGCTCATCTTTGGCATCACCATCAACCAACTCTCGCTGTTCGGCTTCATCCTGGCCATCGGCATTATCGTCGATGACGCTATCGTGGTGGGGGAGAACATCCACGCCAACTGGCGTGCCGGGGCAGGGCAGATGGAGGCTGCGCGTCTCGGTGTGACGCGCGTGGCGCGGCCCGTCCTCTTCTCGGTTTCGACTACGATGACAGCTTTCGTGCCGATCCTTCTCGTACCGGGCCTGTTCGGACAGTTTCTGGGTCAGGTCTCAGCCGTCGTGATCGTGCTGCTCTTTTTGTCGCTGGTCGAAAGCCTCTTCGTGCTGCCGCGGCATCTCTCTCATCTCAGCGATGAGCCTCCCGGACGATATTCGCCCCGCCGCTTTGCCGACCCGGTGCGCGACCGTGTTGCCGGTGCGCTGCGCAAATTCTCTGCAGGGCCGCTGAAGAAAGCGATGCAGTTTGTTGTCCTGCGCCCGGTCATGGTCCTACTGATGGGTTTTGGCATCCTCTTCGCCACGCAGGCGCTGACGGCCAGCGGCTATGTCAAATTCATCTTCTTCCCAGCAGTAGAGGGCGACTACGTCACTGCGGAACTGGAGCTTGCTGAAGGCAGCTCGGAAGATCAGACGCGCCGGTTTGCGATGCAGATCGAACAGGCCGCCACGCTCGCGATCGAAGATGTAACCAGCCGCGACGACGGCCTCGTGGGTGTGCTGTGGCAGATCGCCGAACCACTCGGCGGTAACGAAGCCAACGCCACAGGCGGCGGCGCCGGCGCCATCTCGGGTAACCGCGCTTTCGTCGTCGCCCAGCTTCAGGAGTCGAGCAGCCGCGATTTTGCCGCGCGTGACTTTGAGCGCGCCTGGCGCGAACAGGTTGGCCGCATCCCCGGCGCAGAAAAGCTCACCTTCACCTCTGACCTCGTCAGTCCCGGCGCGCCTATCCAGCTACAGATATCTGCGCGCACAGACGAGGAAACACGCGAAGCCGTGCTGGAACTTCGACGCGCACTCGAAAGCCGCCCCGGCGTCTATGACGTTCGTGACGACCGCTTCCGGACAACTGAAGAAGTCCAGATCCAGCTGAAACCGCTCGCGCGCAATTACGGCCTCACGCAGAGCGATCTGGCCCGGGAGGTTCGTGCGGCCTTCTTTGGCGCAGAAGCCGTCCGCATCCAGCGCGACCGCGAGGAAATTCCCGTCCGCGTCCGCCTGCCGGAAGGTGAGCGGGCTTCGCTCGAGACGCTGAAGCGCCTGCGCGTGAAAGTGGGTGAAGGCTATATCCCTATGGAGGCGCTTGCCGACCTTACCATCGCGCCCGCACCGGCAGCCATCAACCGCGTGAACGGGCGGCGTATCTATTCGCTCAACGCCTTCGTCGATGAGGACATCACCACGGCTGACACCGTCTCGGCCTATATGTTCGAACAGGCCCTGCCGGAGCTTCAGCAGGACTATGAAGACCTCACCATGCAGGTTTCCGGCGATCAGGAGGATCAGGCCGAAGCCCAGCCTGTGCTCGCACGGAACTTCATGCTGGCACTTATCGTGATCTACAGCCTGCTGGCGCTCAACTTTCGCTCATACAGCCAGCCGCTCGTCATCATGGGCGCCATCCCGTTCGGCTATGTGGGCGCACTGATCGGACATGGCCTGCTCGGCGCGGACCTGACGCTTCTGTCTTTCTTCGGGATCATTGGCCTCTCGGGCGTCATCATCAACGCGTCGCTGATGGTGACTGACTTCCTCAATGAGCGGCTTGAGAATGGTGAAGAGCCTGTGGAAGCGGTCGTGTCGGCCATGCTCGACCGCTTCAGGGCGATCCTGCTGACGACGCTCACGACCTTCCTTGGTGTGACGCCAATCATCCTCGAGACGAGCATTCAGGCCCAGTTCCTGATCCCGACAGCCATCTCGCTTGGCTTTGGTATCCTGATCGGGACCTTCCTTCTCATCTTCATATTGCCAGCCCTGCTGACCATCCATCTGCGCATCTTCGGCGTGCCAGACAGCCGTGTCGAAAATGAAAACGGGCACAGCGATAAAGCTGCGCCCGCATCCTGA